A single Leptospira kirschneri serovar Cynopteri str. 3522 CT DNA region contains:
- a CDS encoding glycosyltransferase family 2 protein, which produces MKTNPASVTESTHLKNKQYCQNQIRITKIFLFLTIIACAFACLEMFKVFWEQLLDHRSFAAIGQIAFFIIIVLLTYGNFVYQFTRLGYFQRLLKHSSPDQEELEKIYKQDCPPLAILIPSYKEELDIVRETLLSAALQDYPNRRVVLLIDDPPEPKSYAAFESLQKMRNLPNSLQKEFNEAAYPFLQAKKEYLERKNSNKSKPQKETKLLIQLYKNASLWFQNRMNEYDDSTTRKELPKHTRTFMRNSFFKEWCNLHSERISELEFLLTKGGADSYRIEKEFNRLVSLFNVNFSTFERKKYVNLSHLPNKAMNLNSYIYLLGKRWVERKDSKGIFLEESQNDSSFEIPNADFLITLDADSVLLPDYILKLSYVMETPGNERIAVAQTPYSSFPGTSNVLEKIAGATTDIQYQIHQGFTSFGATFWVGANAMLRYKALLDIQTFHEERGFQIHKYIQDNTVIEDTESSIDLLDVDWNLYNYPERLAYSATPPDFGSLLIQRRRWANGGLIILPKLLRHVFKWPWSFAKFIEAFFRVHYLGSIAAVNIGLVILMGSPLGEGVETYWIAISSLPYFILYGMDLVRMGYKWIDLIQIYSLNLLLIPVNLAGVFMSINQAITGKQIPFSRTPKVIGRTSMPSLYIVAEFSLLAQLLFGFITNYMYHNWIYSIYNLGNAILLGYAIFKFIGLRSCWEDILLSINRPPTETVTHWVEQRVAIDLEGTKDLQER; this is translated from the coding sequence ATGAAAACCAATCCAGCTTCCGTAACGGAATCGACACATTTAAAGAACAAACAGTATTGTCAGAACCAAATTCGAATTACAAAAATTTTTCTTTTTTTAACGATCATAGCCTGCGCTTTTGCGTGTTTAGAGATGTTCAAAGTTTTTTGGGAACAACTTCTCGATCACAGATCCTTCGCGGCGATAGGACAAATTGCATTTTTTATTATCATAGTTTTATTGACCTACGGCAACTTCGTTTATCAATTTACTCGTTTAGGTTATTTCCAAAGACTTTTGAAACATTCCTCTCCGGATCAAGAGGAATTGGAAAAAATCTATAAACAAGACTGTCCTCCTTTAGCAATTCTAATTCCTTCCTACAAAGAAGAATTAGATATAGTTCGAGAAACACTTCTTTCTGCGGCTCTTCAAGATTATCCGAACCGAAGAGTTGTATTACTGATTGATGATCCACCCGAGCCTAAAAGTTATGCGGCCTTTGAGTCCCTCCAAAAGATGAGAAATTTACCAAATTCTCTTCAAAAAGAATTTAACGAAGCTGCTTATCCTTTTCTTCAGGCAAAAAAAGAATATTTAGAACGTAAAAATTCAAATAAATCCAAACCTCAGAAAGAAACAAAACTTCTAATTCAACTCTATAAAAACGCATCTCTTTGGTTTCAAAATCGTATGAACGAATATGACGATTCTACAACCCGAAAGGAACTTCCGAAACATACTCGAACTTTTATGAGAAATTCTTTTTTTAAAGAATGGTGTAATCTACATTCAGAAAGAATTTCCGAATTAGAATTTCTTTTAACAAAAGGTGGAGCAGATTCTTATAGGATCGAAAAGGAATTCAATCGTCTAGTTTCCCTATTTAACGTGAACTTTTCCACCTTTGAAAGAAAAAAATACGTAAACCTTTCTCATCTTCCCAACAAAGCAATGAACCTCAACAGTTATATCTATCTTTTAGGAAAAAGATGGGTAGAAAGAAAGGATTCTAAAGGAATTTTTTTAGAAGAGTCTCAAAATGATTCTTCATTTGAAATTCCTAATGCGGATTTTTTAATTACCTTAGACGCAGACAGTGTGCTTCTTCCAGATTATATTCTAAAATTATCATATGTTATGGAAACTCCCGGAAACGAAAGAATCGCAGTAGCACAAACTCCTTACAGTTCTTTTCCGGGAACGTCTAACGTGTTGGAAAAAATAGCCGGGGCGACCACAGACATTCAATATCAGATCCATCAAGGATTTACCAGTTTTGGAGCGACGTTTTGGGTAGGTGCAAACGCAATGCTTCGTTACAAAGCGCTTCTGGATATTCAAACCTTCCACGAAGAAAGAGGTTTTCAAATTCATAAGTACATCCAAGACAACACCGTCATAGAAGACACCGAATCTAGTATCGATCTTTTAGATGTGGATTGGAATCTTTATAATTATCCAGAAAGACTCGCCTACAGCGCAACCCCACCCGATTTCGGTTCCCTCTTAATTCAAAGAAGAAGATGGGCCAATGGGGGACTGATCATTCTTCCTAAATTATTGCGTCATGTATTTAAATGGCCGTGGAGTTTTGCAAAGTTTATAGAAGCGTTCTTTAGAGTTCACTATCTTGGTTCGATTGCGGCGGTGAACATTGGTCTTGTCATTCTTATGGGAAGTCCCTTAGGCGAAGGAGTGGAAACGTATTGGATCGCAATTTCCTCTTTACCGTATTTTATTTTATACGGAATGGATTTGGTAAGAATGGGATATAAATGGATCGATCTGATTCAAATCTATTCTCTCAATCTGCTTTTGATTCCTGTAAACTTAGCAGGAGTTTTTATGTCGATCAATCAGGCGATTACTGGAAAACAAATTCCATTCAGCAGAACCCCAAAAGTAATCGGCAGAACTTCTATGCCTTCTCTTTATATAGTGGCAGAGTTTTCTCTTTTAGCTCAGTTGTTATTTGGATTTATCACAAATTATATGTATCACAACTGGATCTATTCGATCTACAACTTAGGAAACGCCATTCTTTTAGGTTATGCGATTTTTAAATTTATAGGACTGAGATCGTGTTGGGAAGACATTCTTCTTTCTATAAACAGACCTCCGACGGAAACGGTGACTCATTGGGTAGAACAAAGAGTTGCGATCGATCTGGAAGGGACCAAGGATCTACAAGAAAGATAA
- a CDS encoding glycosyltransferase family 4 protein, translating into MRKTEYSKKIIPKIKIGVDARPFSTPVSGVGKMIHSALLDLGKDSSFEFYLFSHKDLHSSYSNLLNLPGIRFIKGEGFFSKKGGLYFAIALPLQLRKINLDLFWGTQQVLPPFLSKKTATVLTYNDLVAYRFPDTMRNLARIQQKFYLSRSIKRADKLLPISESTRNEVAEFFHIPFEKMKVVYPGIELSEFKNMFKEKPGERVDLLPKKFFLSVSTVEPRKNYRFLYNAYIEYSKKVKYNQKFSWVIGGKEGWEDPNFIETLRSSESKAAGIIWIESPTNVELAHMYKKCSLFLFSSLYEGFGIPLLEALSLEKPAIVTDLSVFREIGGNKIQYLELEENLWTSALLDFSKKPYPGKKVDIRKFYRNAAAKTISDQIREVLNLKKNLS; encoded by the coding sequence ATGAGAAAAACAGAATATTCAAAAAAAATAATTCCTAAAATTAAAATCGGCGTAGATGCAAGACCTTTTTCCACACCCGTTTCCGGGGTAGGTAAAATGATCCATAGCGCCTTATTGGATTTGGGAAAGGATTCCAGTTTTGAGTTTTATCTTTTTTCTCATAAAGATTTACATTCCAGTTATTCTAATCTTCTAAATCTTCCCGGAATTCGTTTTATTAAAGGAGAAGGTTTTTTTTCCAAAAAAGGAGGACTTTACTTTGCTATCGCTCTTCCGCTTCAACTTAGAAAAATCAATCTAGACCTATTTTGGGGAACTCAGCAGGTCCTTCCTCCTTTTCTTTCTAAAAAGACCGCAACTGTTTTAACATATAACGATCTGGTAGCGTATCGTTTTCCAGATACAATGAGAAATCTGGCTAGAATTCAGCAAAAATTCTATCTTTCCCGTTCTATCAAACGAGCGGATAAATTGTTACCGATTTCTGAATCTACTCGAAACGAGGTTGCCGAATTCTTTCATATACCATTCGAAAAAATGAAAGTTGTCTATCCGGGTATCGAACTTTCTGAATTTAAGAATATGTTTAAAGAAAAACCGGGGGAAAGGGTGGATTTATTGCCAAAAAAGTTTTTCCTTTCGGTTTCCACTGTAGAGCCTAGAAAAAACTATCGATTTTTATATAACGCATATATTGAATATTCAAAAAAAGTAAAGTATAATCAAAAGTTTTCCTGGGTGATCGGAGGTAAGGAGGGTTGGGAAGATCCAAACTTCATTGAAACTTTGAGGAGTTCCGAAAGCAAGGCTGCAGGAATTATTTGGATTGAAAGCCCAACTAACGTTGAATTGGCTCATATGTATAAAAAATGTTCATTGTTTCTGTTTTCTTCTTTGTATGAAGGATTTGGAATTCCTCTTTTAGAAGCGTTGAGTCTTGAAAAACCTGCAATCGTAACCGATCTTTCCGTATTTCGAGAAATTGGAGGAAACAAAATTCAATATCTGGAATTAGAGGAAAACCTATGGACTTCGGCGCTTTTGGATTTTTCTAAAAAACCGTATCCTGGAAAAAAAGTGGACATTCGAAAATTTTATCGAAATGCAGCCGCAAAGACCATTTCGGATCAAATCCGAGAAGTTTTGAATTTGAAGAAAAATTTATCTTAA
- a CDS encoding polysaccharide deacetylase family protein: MKFLFNKIFKNQNFWIGILLFSLNVCGSSSQESQTTTPKQKTNQNGIPVLIYHEIVIHSAKEPGETVITLEKFEEQMKYLFSQGYNPITMKDLLLYIEQGKVLPDKSIVLNFDDGWKNVLNAVPVLNRYSFPASFWIIAGPKGIGNGEYLEWSDIQELAKNPRFEIGSHTYSHPWNPKDNLVTWVDNRVPGKSEKDALFELKESKKILESKLGISIDYLAWPCGWYNDKLIQLAQQSGYKLILTTEDGANLPGENPFKIKRVFIDGKCGLTSFIEQLKNPRSIVCQKSQKPTRGNSPYSY, from the coding sequence CTGAAATTTCTTTTTAATAAAATATTTAAAAATCAAAATTTTTGGATCGGAATTCTATTGTTTTCATTGAATGTTTGCGGTTCGTCCTCTCAAGAATCGCAAACTACTACTCCCAAACAAAAAACAAATCAGAATGGTATTCCCGTTTTAATTTATCATGAAATTGTAATTCATTCCGCAAAAGAACCCGGGGAAACTGTAATTACATTAGAAAAATTTGAAGAACAAATGAAGTATCTTTTTTCCCAAGGATACAATCCGATCACCATGAAAGATCTTCTACTTTATATTGAACAAGGAAAGGTTTTACCCGATAAATCTATAGTTTTAAATTTTGACGACGGCTGGAAGAACGTTTTAAATGCAGTTCCGGTACTCAATCGATATTCCTTTCCGGCTTCTTTTTGGATCATAGCCGGACCGAAAGGAATCGGTAACGGAGAATATTTAGAATGGTCTGATATTCAAGAACTTGCAAAAAATCCAAGATTTGAAATCGGTTCTCATACATACAGTCATCCCTGGAATCCAAAAGATAACTTGGTGACCTGGGTGGACAATCGTGTTCCTGGAAAGAGCGAAAAAGATGCACTCTTTGAACTGAAGGAATCCAAAAAAATCTTAGAATCTAAATTAGGCATTTCCATAGATTATCTAGCTTGGCCCTGCGGTTGGTATAATGATAAACTCATCCAACTAGCACAACAATCAGGTTATAAATTAATACTCACAACCGAAGACGGAGCCAATCTACCAGGAGAAAATCCATTTAAAATCAAACGAGTTTTTATAGACGGGAAATGCGGCCTAACGTCATTTATAGAACAATTGAAAAATCCTAGATCTATCGTCTGCCAGAAATCCCAAAAGCCTACACGAGGAAACTCCCCCTATTCGTATTAA
- the lysS gene encoding lysine--tRNA ligase has translation MSESNELIEQRIQKIEELKKQGINPYPARFFPDSKSKDIAEKFEKNPTGPETKFKLGGRLHSKRVMGKASFAHLKDNSGIIQLYATRDDLGETQYTIFKSLDLGDIIGLEGYLFKTQKGEITLHVTSVELLAKCIRPLPVVKEKDGVIYDAFSDVEQRYRMRYVDLVVNDHVRDTFITRSKIVSEIRSFLTQEGFLEVETPMMQPIAGGAAARPFVTHHNTLDMQLFLRIAPELYLKRLIVGGMDRVFELNRNFRNEGISTKHNPEFTMMEAYMAFGDMSTMLDLTERLMIHLAQKICGTLKIQYGKDLIDLSPPWKRTSYVDIIKEYSGIDFSQIVSLEEAKQKASELKVDVSKCQTIWKVADEVFSEKAEPNLIQPIFITDYPKELSPLAKSNPDKPDYVERFEPYVAGREIGNAFTELNDPFDQKERFEDQVKQREAGDDEAFMMDEDYIRALEYGMPPTGGLGIGIDRLVMLLTNSHSIRDTILFPLMRPE, from the coding sequence ATGTCAGAATCAAATGAACTCATTGAACAAAGAATTCAAAAAATCGAAGAATTAAAAAAACAGGGAATCAATCCCTATCCGGCTCGTTTTTTTCCGGATTCCAAATCGAAAGACATCGCCGAAAAGTTCGAAAAAAATCCGACTGGTCCGGAAACCAAATTTAAGTTAGGTGGAAGACTACATTCTAAAAGAGTAATGGGAAAAGCGAGCTTTGCTCATCTCAAAGACAACTCCGGAATCATACAACTTTACGCTACTCGAGACGATCTAGGCGAAACTCAATATACAATCTTTAAGTCTCTTGATTTAGGAGACATTATCGGTTTGGAAGGTTATCTTTTTAAAACCCAAAAAGGAGAAATTACGTTACACGTCACATCGGTAGAGTTACTTGCAAAATGTATCCGTCCTCTTCCCGTAGTAAAAGAAAAAGACGGGGTTATCTATGACGCGTTTTCAGACGTAGAACAAAGATATAGAATGCGTTATGTGGATTTGGTAGTGAACGATCACGTCAGAGATACATTTATTACGAGAAGTAAAATCGTTTCTGAAATTAGAAGTTTTTTGACTCAAGAAGGATTTTTAGAAGTGGAAACTCCTATGATGCAACCGATCGCCGGTGGAGCAGCCGCAAGACCGTTTGTTACTCATCACAATACTTTAGATATGCAGTTATTCTTAAGAATCGCTCCAGAACTTTATCTCAAACGTTTGATCGTTGGCGGAATGGATCGAGTTTTTGAACTCAATCGAAATTTTAGAAACGAAGGGATTTCTACAAAACACAACCCTGAATTTACGATGATGGAAGCTTATATGGCCTTTGGAGATATGAGTACGATGCTCGATCTTACGGAAAGACTCATGATTCATTTGGCCCAAAAGATTTGCGGAACTTTAAAAATTCAATACGGCAAGGATTTAATCGATCTTTCTCCTCCTTGGAAAAGAACCTCTTACGTAGATATCATCAAAGAATATAGTGGAATTGATTTTAGCCAGATTGTTTCTCTAGAAGAAGCCAAGCAAAAAGCATCGGAATTAAAAGTAGACGTTTCCAAATGCCAAACGATTTGGAAAGTAGCGGATGAAGTGTTTTCCGAAAAAGCGGAGCCGAATTTGATTCAACCGATCTTTATCACCGATTACCCGAAAGAACTTTCTCCTCTTGCAAAATCCAATCCAGATAAACCTGACTATGTGGAAAGATTCGAACCATACGTAGCTGGAAGAGAAATTGGAAACGCCTTTACAGAGTTAAACGATCCTTTTGATCAAAAAGAAAGATTTGAAGACCAGGTAAAACAAAGAGAGGCTGGAGACGACGAAGCGTTTATGATGGACGAAGACTATATTCGTGCTTTGGAATATGGAATGCCCCCTACCGGCGGGCTTGGAATCGGAATCGATCGCCTAGTAATGCTTTTAACTAATTCTCATTCGATCCGAGATACCATTTTATTTCCGTTGATGAGACCGGAATAA
- a CDS encoding DUF1993 domain-containing protein, whose amino-acid sequence MLFEITIQQFTKMLHQLKLLLEKGVSYSETKKFDVEVLLNSRLAPDQFHFIKQIQIVCDTAKLGVSRLTGKDAPKHEDQEKTLSELQTRIDSTLNYLSTFTEKDFSEANDRKVSNPRWEGKYLTGKEFAIQHLIPNFYFHITTAYSILRHNGVDIGKKNYLGEMPFKS is encoded by the coding sequence ATGCTTTTCGAAATCACAATCCAACAATTTACTAAAATGCTCCATCAACTAAAACTACTTTTAGAAAAAGGAGTCTCCTACTCTGAAACTAAAAAATTCGACGTGGAAGTTCTTTTAAATTCCAGACTAGCACCAGACCAATTTCATTTCATTAAACAAATTCAAATCGTATGTGATACTGCAAAATTAGGAGTTTCTCGCCTAACAGGAAAAGACGCGCCGAAACATGAAGACCAAGAAAAAACGTTATCAGAATTACAAACAAGAATCGATTCCACGTTAAATTACCTTTCAACGTTCACGGAAAAAGATTTCTCAGAAGCAAACGATAGAAAAGTCTCCAATCCTCGCTGGGAAGGGAAATATTTAACTGGAAAAGAATTTGCAATTCAACATTTGATTCCTAATTTCTATTTTCATATTACCACCGCTTATTCGATTCTGCGTCATAATGGCGTAGATATAGGAAAGAAAAACTATCTAGGTGAAATGCCTTTCAAAAGTTAA